One region of Labrus mixtus chromosome 1, fLabMix1.1, whole genome shotgun sequence genomic DNA includes:
- the LOC132990704 gene encoding photoreceptor-specific nuclear receptor-like encodes MMEDHLSKIPMMSSQSPAESTMSGNTDDSRGAKSPAPGKALSPALVCKVCGDTSSGKHYGIYACNGCSGFFKRSVRRRLIYRCQAGTGMCPVDKAHRNQCQACRLKKCLQAGMNKDAVQNERQPRSTAQVRLDSIDMDPEKEHLATTREPTSSSSSSSSTSSSSSSSSSVITWPHISSSMSITSSVAPQRCVSPQNNHRFMASLMTAETCAKLEPEDVDENVDVTSNEPERASSEYHMALYPSSSENVYETSARLLFMSVKWAKNLPVFSNLPFRDQVILLEEAWSELFLLCAVQWSLPLDSCPLLSLPDLCPGMQGKTSYTSLDLRLLQEVFSRFKALAVDPTEFACLKAIVLFKPETRGLKDPEQVENLQDQSQVMLGQHIRSHYPSQPARFGKLLLLLPSLRFVNSERIELLFFHRTIGNTPMEKLLCDMFKN; translated from the exons CCAAGAGTCCGGCCCCGGGGAAAGCTCTGAGCCCGGCGCTGGTCTGCAAAGTGTGCGGAGACACCAGCAGCGGGAAACACTACGGCATCTACGCCTGCAACGGCTGCAGCGGCTTCTTCAAACGCAGCGTGAGGAGGAGGCTCATCTacag GTGTCAGGCAGGTACAGGAATGTGTCCAGTGGACAAAGCTCACCGTAACCAGTGCCAGGCGTGTCGGCTGAAGAAGTGTCTGCAGGCCGGCATGAACAAAGACG CCGTGCAGAACGAGCGTCAGCCCCGCAGCACAGCTCAGGTCCGTCTGGACTCCATCGACATGGACCCAGAGAAGGAGCACCTGGCCACCACACGGGaacccacctcctcctcttcctcgtcttcctccacctcctcctcttcctcctccagcagctctgtCATCACGTGGCCCCACATCAGCTCCTCCATgtccatcacctcctctgtgGCCCCCCAGCGCTGCGTCAGCCCCCAGAACAACCACCGCTTCATGGCCAGCCTCATGACGGCCGAGACCTGCGCCAAGCTGGAGCCTGAAGACG TCGACGAGAACGTTGACGTGACGAGCAACGAGCCGGAGCGAGCCTCCTCGGAGTACCACATGGCTCTGTACCCGTCCAGCTCCGAAAATGTGTACGAGACCTCGGCCAGGCTGCTCTTCATGTCGGTGAAGTGGGCGAAGAACCTGCCCGTGTTTTCCAACCTGCCGTTCAGGGACCAG GTGATCCTGCTGGAGGAGGCGTGGAGCGAGCTCTTCCTGCTCTGTGCCGTTCAGTGGTCTCTTCCTCTGGACagctgccccctcctctctctgcccgACCTCTGCCCCGGCATGCAGGGCAAAACCAGCTACACCAGCCTGGACCTGCGCCTCTTGCAGGAGGTCTTCAGCCGCTTCAAGGCTCTCGCCGTCGACCCCACTGAGTTCGCCTGCCTCAAGGCCATCGTGCTCTTCAAGCCAG AGACTCGTGGTCTAAAGGACCCAGAACAGGTGGAGAACCTGCAGGATCAGTCTCAGGTGATGCTGGGACAACACATCCGTTCACACTACCCGAGTCAACCAGCCAG GTTTGGaaagctgcttcttcttcttccctctctgcGTTTCGTGAATTCGGAGCGGATAGAGCTGCTGTTCTTTCACAGGACCATCGGAAACACGCCCATGGAGAAGCTGCTGTGCGACATGTtcaagaactaa